The Chryseobacterium oranimense genome contains the following window.
TAAGCTTATTTTTTTTCTGATAATCCAATATTTTCAGGATATCAGATTTTTGGTAGGAACGGTGTTTCTGGTTAAAATTTTCGGTTTGTATATCAGATACGCCAAATATTATTTTATTCAGCTCAATGATATTCAAAAACGATAAGCTGTCCATCTTAAGCAAGGTTTCACATTCTTTTTGCTTATGCGGAAATTTTTTGCTTACAATATCAGAATAAATGTTTTTATAGTTAGGATGATTTTTCATAGATGATGTCTTATGTTGAGATTTAAAGATATTTTTGTTATATTCAAAAGAATGGACTTAGCTATTCTGTCTGTTCTCTGTGCTTTATGAGCCATCTGTAAAGAGTTGTTTTTGGAATTCCGTATTTTCTTACTACATCAATCTTGGTCATTTCTCCTGTGTTGATCTGTTCCAGTATAAAATGAATGATTTCTTTGGTGTAGATGTTTTTCCGGAACATGGGAAGATTTGTCTTTCCTGCCTTGTGTTGAGCTGCCGGAGGCGCATACAGAATAAGATGCTGCGAATAAAGTCGAAAGAAATCATATTCCAGCAATTTGCTCCATTTCAACAAGGTTTCCGTATCAAGAACCTTTTGCCGGTACATTTGTTTAATTTCTTCTTCGGTACATTTCAAAAAATTACATACGCGTTGTGAATCTATTTCGCTTTCTATAATTTTTTGTTCAATCATTTGTCCGATATGAATGCTTTTGAAATTCATATTTGTGTTTTATAACTGTTAGATTCTTTTTTTAATAAAACCAGGCAGCAAAATACAGAAGATGAAAAGTCATATCAACTTAATAATTAAAAAAAACAGCTGCCTGGTTAGTTTATGTGCTTAAAGCCTTTGTTATGGTAAAGATGCCCCCATTGATTCTTTCCCATCATTTGTGCGTTTTTAAGACTGGAAATGGGGGCAGTTTATTAATTAATGATTTAAGACGACATTCTTTGTGCTGTCATGAAGACACGTCGGATGTTATTGGTAGGGTCAGTATCATTCAGGTTATCTACAGAAACATATATTATTATTCTGTACCAAATTCCGTCTACAAGCAAATCTACTGTTTCTATCTCCTGGGAATCATCAGTGGAGCTGGTAGCTGATACAGGAGTTGAGCTGCTATTCATATTGTCTCCCCAGTTAAGATAAATTCCGTTATCGGTCTCCATATAACCTCCAGGAGCCAATAAAACATTCGAACGACGATAGCGGTCTACGCTCGATAAGGCTG
Protein-coding sequences here:
- a CDS encoding helix-turn-helix domain-containing protein, whose product is MKNHPNYKNIYSDIVSKKFPHKQKECETLLKMDSLSFLNIIELNKIIFGVSDIQTENFNQKHRSYQKSDILKILDYQKKNKLNNIQLANHFKLSRNTVTKWKKMFLVK
- a CDS encoding transposase is translated as MNFKSIHIGQMIEQKIIESEIDSQRVCNFLKCTEEEIKQMYRQKVLDTETLLKWSKLLEYDFFRLYSQHLILYAPPAAQHKAGKTNLPMFRKNIYTKEIIHFILEQINTGEMTKIDVVRKYGIPKTTLYRWLIKHREQTE